A single region of the Mycoplasma mycoides subsp. mycoides SC str. PG1 genome encodes:
- a CDS encoding MAG4940 family membrane protein has product MIQKNTPGEALRTFFNPTVFGFEILAVFLLVFLVLVFRLIAILLKKQHNKLFLSTSFTIATALAFFLPYGFASIGTKTSIAPFLNPLVVFFKAVFIGFGKSGQESNQLVGFILTNGIWYILFAQFIGVILSVLVFYLFFNSIKKVNNKKIEYQFLKTLTLREFFKSSSDLSILSFSIKEFVFITLLIIVLPFISAIDTAIYKFDQFGIILMELLFIWTILFISSFFEFFTFHLAFPFIDIIFKTIDFILLKKQNQISVKSYLFDLLKFVLVLVFSIIIPIIIGFISIAIKMKTGVVISVA; this is encoded by the coding sequence ATGATACAAAAAAATACACCAGGAGAAGCGTTAAGAACGTTTTTTAATCCAACAGTTTTTGGTTTTGAAATTTTAGCTGTGTTTTTACTAGTATTTTTAGTTTTAGTTTTTAGACTAATTGCAATATTATTAAAAAAACAACATAATAAGTTATTTTTATCAACTAGTTTTACAATAGCTACAGCTTTAGCTTTCTTTTTACCTTATGGATTTGCTTCAATTGGAACAAAAACTTCAATAGCTCCATTTTTAAACCCATTAGTTGTCTTTTTTAAAGCAGTGTTTATTGGTTTTGGAAAATCTGGTCAAGAAAGTAATCAATTAGTAGGATTTATTTTAACCAATGGGATTTGATATATTTTATTTGCTCAATTTATTGGAGTAATTTTAAGTGTTTTAGTATTTTATTTATTTTTTAATAGTATTAAAAAAGTTAATAATAAAAAAATCGAATATCAATTTTTAAAAACATTAACTTTAAGAGAGTTTTTTAAAAGCTCATCTGATTTATCAATACTTTCTTTTAGTATTAAAGAGTTTGTGTTTATTACTTTATTAATAATAGTTTTACCATTTATATCAGCAATTGATACAGCAATTTATAAGTTTGACCAATTTGGAATTATTTTAATGGAATTGTTATTTATTTGAACTATATTATTTATTTCTTCATTTTTTGAATTTTTTACATTCCATTTAGCATTTCCTTTTATAGATATTATTTTTAAAACAATAGATTTTATTTTATTAAAAAAACAAAACCAAATTAGTGTTAAATCATATTTATTTGATTTATTAAAGTTTGTTTTAGTATTAGTATTTTCAATAATTATTCCTATAATAATTGGATTTATTAGTATAGCTATTAAGATGAAAACTGGAGTAGTTATATCAGTTGCTTAA
- a CDS encoding MSC_0775 family lipoprotein yields MINKKYKKSVLVVLCSLPILSTSIVIGCKTTQNQQGIYKIVDFEKENQINILSEINQFFEKHDFNEQLVQFVNKDSHNYITLDSLMKNNYAAKYVKFDKDKFKQIIKKEFNLSDAYLNKLEIEVDYTNIDRDYSNNFDIVFPIRIKRQLENHKKASYQPGLFTEQIIKFRLKNVKSSPSEAFFAEELKDVFNKLKELKYDNFTARLKTNISNELKKQIDQWNINELDSTQLSNIFEINISEFDQLKTNNPNFVFKSTIFGVDFSDKNLALNEGYLKVRFAVKEGFDSKDKTKQINLINKEINELIVKKENLEKTNNSDSNKTEIDKLIQIIKQKSAQLTKIKQKALPAEAGITKLIKFKFDWNDQFWKNIKLNEVIKIDTIKYGISNTDFLSLTKDNLIVKILNKDVRNVDIKKIEKTNDFRNAKLVLDVLLKDNKKLELNKKIGVGKYSLLYENDFIKNNIQAPYFTTERLTQENLQSVNKDFFRQFDSELFSGGYASSRGFYAPKITTPIFMHIGEDYIANDFQAVLMPYDGEIIAAYELSTNVPFAGVGTVVVVKIKVSDLDWTPKEKEIYLNDNKDHIYMSFLHLDASRTLNNQKLGWSAEKVVLNNNRTIQVVKSLTPEKPQKVAKNTIIGYLGNNASNGGWMSHAHVNLYTNRPSYLSENYFSTKSNQGLSEDRIKQYHQNINGKETWRQFGNIGLHQSPQRPPYTINEVDQITGVEKLDENKKKIVVKNEQALFLPNLSMSLFEKRLGYANPNLVYRLRDNKTVSFSVKEVNKLT; encoded by the coding sequence ATGATAAATAAAAAATATAAAAAATCAGTTCTTGTTGTACTTTGTAGTTTACCAATACTTTCAACTTCTATAGTTATTGGGTGTAAAACAACTCAAAATCAACAAGGTATTTATAAAATAGTAGATTTTGAAAAAGAAAACCAGATAAACATATTATCTGAAATTAATCAGTTTTTTGAAAAACACGACTTTAATGAACAACTAGTACAATTTGTTAATAAAGATTCACATAACTATATAACTTTAGATAGTTTAATGAAAAATAACTATGCAGCTAAATATGTTAAATTTGATAAAGATAAATTCAAACAAATTATTAAAAAAGAGTTTAATCTTTCTGATGCTTATTTAAATAAGTTAGAAATAGAAGTTGATTACACTAATATTGATAGAGATTATTCTAATAATTTTGATATTGTTTTTCCTATTAGAATAAAAAGACAATTAGAAAATCATAAAAAAGCAAGTTATCAACCTGGATTATTTACTGAACAAATAATTAAGTTTAGATTAAAAAATGTAAAAAGTTCACCTAGTGAAGCATTTTTTGCTGAAGAGTTAAAAGATGTTTTTAATAAGTTAAAAGAACTTAAATATGATAACTTTACAGCTAGACTTAAAACTAATATTTCTAATGAGCTTAAAAAACAAATAGATCAATGAAATATTAATGAATTAGACTCAACTCAACTTTCAAATATTTTTGAAATAAATATTTCTGAATTTGATCAATTAAAAACAAACAATCCTAATTTTGTTTTTAAATCAACAATTTTTGGTGTTGATTTTAGTGATAAAAATTTAGCTTTAAATGAAGGTTATTTAAAAGTTAGATTTGCAGTTAAAGAAGGTTTTGATTCAAAAGATAAAACAAAACAAATTAATCTAATTAATAAAGAAATTAATGAATTAATTGTAAAAAAAGAAAATTTAGAAAAAACCAATAATTCTGATTCAAATAAAACAGAAATTGATAAATTAATCCAAATAATCAAGCAAAAATCAGCACAACTAACAAAGATTAAACAAAAAGCTTTACCAGCTGAAGCAGGAATAACTAAATTAATAAAATTTAAATTTGATTGAAATGATCAATTTTGAAAAAATATTAAATTAAATGAAGTTATTAAAATTGATACTATTAAATATGGAATTTCTAATACTGATTTTTTATCATTAACTAAAGATAATTTAATAGTTAAAATTCTTAATAAAGATGTTAGAAATGTTGATATTAAAAAAATAGAAAAAACTAATGATTTTAGAAATGCAAAATTAGTTTTAGATGTTTTATTAAAAGATAATAAAAAATTAGAATTAAATAAAAAAATAGGTGTTGGAAAATATAGTTTATTATATGAAAATGACTTTATAAAAAATAATATTCAAGCTCCTTATTTTACAACCGAAAGATTAACTCAAGAAAATTTACAATCTGTAAATAAAGACTTTTTTAGACAATTTGATTCAGAATTATTTTCTGGAGGTTATGCTTCATCAAGAGGATTTTATGCTCCAAAAATTACTACACCAATATTTATGCATATTGGTGAAGATTATATAGCTAATGATTTTCAAGCTGTATTAATGCCATATGATGGTGAAATTATAGCAGCTTATGAATTAAGTACTAATGTTCCATTTGCTGGTGTTGGAACAGTTGTAGTTGTTAAAATAAAAGTTTCTGATTTAGATTGAACTCCTAAAGAAAAAGAAATCTATTTAAATGATAATAAAGATCATATTTATATGTCATTTTTACATTTAGATGCATCAAGAACTTTAAATAATCAAAAATTAGGATGAAGCGCAGAAAAAGTTGTTTTAAATAACAATAGAACAATTCAAGTTGTTAAAAGTTTAACACCAGAAAAACCACAAAAAGTAGCAAAAAATACTATTATTGGTTATTTAGGTAATAATGCATCTAATGGTGGATGAATGAGTCATGCTCATGTTAACTTATATACAAATAGACCTAGTTATTTATCTGAAAATTATTTTTCAACTAAATCTAATCAAGGTTTATCTGAAGATAGAATTAAACAATATCATCAAAATATAAATGGAAAAGAAACTTGAAGACAATTTGGAAATATTGGTTTACATCAATCTCCACAAAGACCACCATACACTATAAATGAAGTTGATCAGATAACTGGAGTAGAAAAACTAGATGAAAATAAAAAGAAGATTGTAGTAAAAAATGAACAAGCTTTATTTTTACCAAACTTAAGTATGAGTTTATTTGAAAAAAGATTAGGTTATGCTAATCCAAATTTAGTGTATAGATTAAGAGATAATAAAACAGTTTCATTTAGTGTAAAAGAAGTAAATAAATTAACATAG
- a CDS encoding GmrSD restriction endonuclease domain-containing protein, with the protein MASNEKISQEDVIDKHKTYLNKIGNLCLIDLSKNSKIGNDSFEDKKSKLYRIVSSPLINGSDNLRDYNIGSINSYSIWGFKQIQTRTEQIVDQFLKIINQIN; encoded by the coding sequence ATAGCAAGTAATGAAAAGATATCACAAGAAGATGTTATAGACAAGCATAAAACATATTTAAATAAAATAGGAAATTTATGTCTTATTGATTTAAGTAAAAATTCCAAAATAGGTAATGATTCATTTGAAGACAAAAAATCTAAACTTTATCGTATTGTTTCATCACCTTTAATTAATGGATCTGATAATTTAAGAGACTATAATATTGGTTCTATTAATTCTTATAGTATTTGGGGTTTTAAACAAATTCAAACAAGAACCGAACAAATTGTTGATCAATTTTTAAAAATCATTAATCAAATTAATTAA